Within Bacillus sp. E(2018), the genomic segment GAACGCTCCAATACCAGCTTGTTTTTGTGCTTCTTGTACAACAATCGCTCGACCTGTTTTTTCAACAGAAGTCATGATTGTTTCGATATCAAGCGGGCTGATTGTACGAAGGTCGATCACTTCAGCAGAGATACCTTCTTTTTCTAATTCTTCAGCAGCTTTTAGTGATGCGTGAACCATAGCACCGTAAGTAATGATAGATACATCTTTACCTTCACGTTTCACATCTGCTTTTCCAAGTTCGATCGTGTATTCTTCCTCAGGCACTTCACCACGGAAAGAACGGTATAGTTTCATATGCTCTAGATAAACTACTGGGTCATTATCACGAATCGCAGAGATTAATAGACCTTTTGCATCATAAGGAGTTGAAGGAATAACTACTTTAATACCAGGAGTTTGGTACATTAAACCTTCAAGGCTGTCTGCATGAAGCTCAGGTGTTTTAACGCCTCCACCAAATGGTGAACGGATTGTTACTGGAGAAGTATAAACTCC encodes:
- a CDS encoding alpha-ketoacid dehydrogenase subunit beta, producing the protein MAQMTMIQAITDAMRNELKSNEQVLVFGEDVGQNGGVFRATEGLQKEFGEDRVFDTPLAESGIGGLAIGLGLTGFRPVMEIQFFGFVFEVFDSVAAQMGRMRYRSGGVYTSPVTIRSPFGGGVKTPELHADSLEGLMYQTPGIKVVIPSTPYDAKGLLISAIRDNDPVVYLEHMKLYRSFRGEVPEEEYTIELGKADVKREGKDVSIITYGAMVHASLKAAEELEKEGISAEVIDLRTISPLDIETIMTSVEKTGRAIVVQEAQKQAGIGAFVVAEINDRAILHLEAPVLRVTAPDTVFPYASAEDVWIPDHRDIVDKAKKVYNF